The following coding sequences are from one Salvia hispanica cultivar TCC Black 2014 chromosome 3, UniMelb_Shisp_WGS_1.0, whole genome shotgun sequence window:
- the LOC125210227 gene encoding serine/threonine-protein kinase BSK7-like, which yields MGSSCSKVTLCCFSSEHNGPVHEANNTENEEKSEIGDLPTFREFSVEQLRTATSGFAVENIVSEHGEKAPNVVYKGKLDNQRRIAVKRFNRSAWPDARQFMEEAKAVGQLRNHRLANLLGCCCEGDERLLVAEFMPNETLAKHLFHCESILIDVKMLLQLLGRVTPESVIYSFGTLLLDLLSGKHIPPSHIVFHVQLSFQMWTNQMQDTLNSKKKGDVAFRHKDFRVSIECFTQFIEVGTMVSPTVYARRSLSYLMSDVPEEALNDAVQAQVISPVWHIASYLQAAALFALGRENEAQIALREGSILEEKRNVTS from the exons ATGGGATCCAGCTGTTCAAAGGTGACCTTGTGTTGTTTTAGTTCAGAGCATAACGGACCTGTTCATGAAGCCAATAATACTG AAAACGAGGAGAAAAGTGAAATTGGCGATTTACCTACATTTCGTGAATTTTCTGTCGAGCAACTTAGGACGGCTACATCTGGGTTTGCAGTAGAGAACATAGTTTCTGAACATGGGGAGAAAGCTCCAAATGTGGTTTATAAGGGGAAGTTGGATAATCAGAGGCGGATAGCTGTCAAACGTTTTAATAGGTCTGCTTGGCCAGATGCACGTCAGTTCATG GAAGAAGCAAAAGCTGTTGGCCAGCTTAGGAACCACAGATTGGCCAATTTGCTTGGCTGCTGCTGTGAAGGGGATGAGAGGTTACTGGTTGCTGAATTTATGCCCAATGAAACTCTTGCGAAACATCTATTTCACTGTGAGTCCATTTTGATTGATGTTAAAATGCTTCTGCAATTGTTAGGAAGAGTTACCCCAGAAAGTGTGATTTACAGCTTTGGAACGCTTTTGCTTGACCTTCTAAGTGGAAAACACATCCCACCAAGTCAT attgttttcCACGTGCAGCTTTCATTCCAGATGTGGACAAATCAAATGCAGGATACATTGAACTCAAAGAAAAAGGGCGATGTGGCTTTCCGACATAAAGATTTTAGGGTTTCCATTGAATGTTTTACACAG TTTATTGAGGTTGGAACAATGGTCTCCCCAACTGTTTATGCTCGCCGAAGTTTGTCATATCTCATGAGTGATGTGCCCGAGGAGGCCCTCAATGATGCTGTGCAAGCACAAGTTATATCTCCTGTTTGGCATATAGCTTCGTATTTGCAGGCTGCTGCTCTTTTTGCTTTAGGAAGGGAGAACGAGGCCCAAATTGCACTCAGAGAAGGTTCCATACTCGAAGAGAAGAGAAACGTAACATCCTGA
- the LOC125214316 gene encoding tubulin beta chain-like produces MREILHIQAGQCGNQIGGKFWEVVCAEHGINELGNYVGTSKNELERVNVYYNEASGGRYVPRAVLMDLEPGTMDSLRTGPYGKIFRPDNFVFGQNGAGNNWAKGHYTEGAELIDSVLDVVRKEAENCDCLQGFQICHSLGGGTGSGMGTLLISKIREEYPDRMMLTFSVFPSPKVSDTVVEPYNATLSVHQLVENADECMVLDNEALYDICFRTLKLTNPSFGDLNHLISTTMSGVTCCLRFPGQLNSDLRKLAVNLIPFPRLHFFMVGFAPLTSRGSQQYRALTIPELTQQMWDAKNMMCAADPRHGRYLTASAMFRGKMSTKEVDEQMINVQNKNSSYFVEWIPNNVKSSVCDVPPTGLAMSSTFVGNSTSIQEMFRRVSEQFTVMFRRKAFLHWYTGEGMDEMEFTEAESNMNDLVSEYQQYQDANADNEQQDYEDDDVEQEEDAIGN; encoded by the exons atgagagaaattcTTCACATTCAAGCAGGCCAATGTGGCAACCAAATTGGTGGCAAGTTTTGGGAAGTGGTGTGCGCAGAGCACGGCATCAACGAGCTCGGAAACTACGTGGGGACGTCGAAAAATGAGCTCGAGAGGGTCAATGTTTACTACAATGAGGCTAGCGGAGGGAGGTACGTGCCTCGGGCGGTGTTGATGGACCTCGAACCTGGCACCATGGACAGCCTCAGGACCGGTCCTTACGGCAAGATTTTCCGTCCCGATAACTTCGTCTTCGGCCAGAATGGGGCCGGTAATAATTGGGCCAAGGGCCACTACACCGAGGGAGCCGAGCTCATCGACTCCGTTCTCGATGTTGTCCGTAAAGAAGCTGAGAACTGCGACTGCTTGCAAG GATTTCAGATATGCCACTCGTTGGGAGGCGGCACAGGGTCCGGGATGGGGACTCTCCTCATCTCAAAGATCCGAGAAGAGTACCCGGACCGCATGATGCTGACATTCTCCGTGTTCCCCTCGCCCAAGGTCTCCGACACAGTGGTGGAGCCCTACAACGCCACCCTCTCCGTCCACCAGCTAGTCGAGAACGCCGACGAGTGCATGGTCCTCGACAACGAGGCCCTCTACGACATCTGCTTCCGCACCCTCAAACTCACAAACCCAAGCT TTGGCGATCTGAACCACCTGATCTCGACAACGATGAGCGGGGTGACATGCTGCCTCCGGTTCCCGGGGCAGCTGAACTCCGACCTCCGGAAGCTAGCGGTGAACCTGATCCCGTTCCCGCGGCTCCACTTCTTCATGGTGGGATTCGCGCCACTGACGTCGCGCGGGTCCCAGCAGTACCGGGCGCTGACGATCCCGGAGCTGACGCAGCAGATGTGGGACGCGAAGAACATGATGTGCGCGGCGGACCCGCGGCACGGGCGCTACCTAACGGCGTCGGCCATGTTCCGGGGGAAGATGAGCACGAAGGAGGTGGACGAGCAGATGATAAACGTGCAGAACAAGAACTCGTCCTACTTCGTGGAGTGGATCCCGAACAACGTGAAGTCGAGCGTGTGCGACGTGCCTCCGACGGGGCTGGCGATGTCGTCGACGTTCGTGGGGAACTCGACGTCGATACAGGAGATGTTCCGGCGCGTGTCGGAGCAGTTCACGGTGATGTTCAGGAGGAAGGCGTTCCTGCATTGGTACACGGGGGAGGGGATGGACGAGATGGAGTTCACGGAGGCGGAGAGCAACATGAATGATCTGGTGTCGGAGTATCAGCAGTATCAGGATGCGAATGCTGATAATGAGCAGCAGGACTATGAGGATGATGATGTGGAACAGGAAGAGGATGCTATTGGAAATTGA